The Diceros bicornis minor isolate mBicDic1 chromosome 18, mDicBic1.mat.cur, whole genome shotgun sequence sequence TGAGGGCGGCTGCTGGGCACCCAGGGTCTAGGGTACCAGCTGAAACGTCCAGCGCAAGCTGCAGCGCCTGGGCCTGGGCGCTGGTGTGTGTTCTCCCGGGCTGCGACTGGACAGAGCTTTGGGCCCTCCCGAAGAGCCTGGGAGCTGCCTTAGTCCTTCCAGAAATCTTTCCTGGGCCTCAACTGCTGGCATGGATTCTATCATTTGCAACCAAGAAGCTTGCCTGGTACCCACCCCTCCCCGAGCTGGCTCCTCCCCATGTCAGTAAATGGCAACCCAGTCCATCCCCTGGTCCACACCCCGAACCCAGCAACCATCcggtctcctccctctccctgcattCCAGGCCCAGCTCTTACCAACAGTTCTACTCACGGCTCTCCGGCCTGTCCAGCTCGCCACTCCTGGGGCCAGCCTTCAAGCCCAGCCACCAGCCTCCTCACCTTCAGATCGTTCCTGCGTTTTCCACCCTTACCCTGGAGTGATCCTGTGGAAATGCCAACCAGGTCATGTTACCCCTCCCTGAAACTCCCCAGTGCCTGTCCCCGCCGCCCCCTGCCCTGTGAGTTTCTCTGGGGAAGCCTGTCCTGGTGGCCTCCCCTGACTTCTCTGGCCCCAGTGCAGGCCCTGCCTCTCCTGCCCTCAGGTTCTTGCCCACACACTCTTCTATCTGGAGCTTTATTTCAcgcctcccttcctcccacctctaTGCTGCCTTTAGCTCTCAGCTTCTGGGGAAGCCGTTTTGATCTTCCCTCTAAGGGGACTCAGCTCTCACTTGGGCCTTTACAGTCCCCTGTGCTTCTGGGGGCTTCAGCATGGTGTTCACCTACTCAGTctttgccatttatgagctgtgtgacctcgggtaaGTTACcaaatctctctgggcctcagtttctttgtttcttcatctgtgaaataggttaATAGTGTTTGCCCCTCCAGATTCAGCCTCCAACCTTCTCCACTCTGCCCGTGGTCCTGGACGCTGACCCTCAGGCAGCATTTTCGTGTCCTCTGGCTTCAACGGGAGGTGCCAtcagagagcagagggagggagggagcggtCAAGAAGTCTCTTCCCAGCCCCCTTCTTGCCGCAGGCCATGTGCCTCACAGAGGGGCAGCCCCGGGGGTGGTGACAACTTCCCCTGTGGCTGCCCTTTGGGGGCCTCTTGATTTTCCCTTAACTCTGTCTAAGTCACTGTCAATAGTCGCTTTGTTAGTATGTCTCCACGGAGCCAGGGGTGAATCTGTTTCTGCCTCCCAAGGCTGTTGAGAGGATTCAGTGAGAGCTCTCAGGATAATGCCCTCAGCACAGGCCTGGCTCGCCTCAATTTCACTTCTTATTACTTTTCCTGGAGCACCGCGCCCTCACATTGTTTCGCAAGTGATGGTTTTCTTACCTGTTTCTGCCAGCAGACTGGATCTGAAATGCAGAGACCTTTCTCAGCTGTATCCCCAGTGCGCGGCTGACAAGAGCGTTTGATGAGTCAGTGGTCCCATCTGCCTGTGTGCAGCAGAGGCAGGAGTGCCCACAGGCCCCCTTGTGCAGCTGTTCAGGTTGTACACTGCAGAGGTGCCTGGCCCGGGGAACAAGGGGGGCCAAAATAGCCTGTGCTCTTCCCACCAAGCTGCCCTGTGGCAGAAAGAGGTGTCTTTCCTAATTTGCTCGAAGGGGCTGTGTGAATTCGTggttccctggtctctacccCCAAACCTAGTTTTTATTCCTTTACACAGGAGACTCCATCCTCCTGCCTGTGTTCTACCTCCTCAGCCCCTGGGCACCTCCCTTCGCATTAGTTCCTCTCTGTCTTCCAGGAAGCCAGCAGCTCCCCGAGGAGGTGTCCTGGCTCGAGCAAGGCCTGCAGAAACCAGCGGGGACAGGATCTCCGCGAGACGGTCTCTGGCCCCTTAAGCATCGGAGCCACTGAGCTTCCAGATAAATGGAGGCAGACAACAGAGAGCGAGCGGTCAGGCCCAGGAGAAACCAGTCGTGGACGGCTGCAGAAATAAGGACCCTGGCAGTCCAGCGGCCTCAAAGTGGACTAACAGGCAATTACACCAGAGTGCCCCCCTCCAGCCCCAAGCCCGTTAAACAGAGGGCGGCTTTAACCAAATCCTGTCTAAAGAGCTCTATTTAGAGTCTGCTTAATATAAATTTTTCcgtatgaaggaaaaaaatcccagCAATGCAGAGATTGTCCTCCCGGGAAGCTTTTAGTACGTGGGTTGGGGAGGCCCCGAGTGCTGCTGAAACGCCCGGTGGGCAGAGGGCGGAGGCGCCGTTTCAGCCTGTTGTGTGTCTCTCTGCCAGGGCCTCCATCTGCCCCCAGCCTCCTTCGTATTGGGAACCCAGAACGGCTCCACCGTGGGGTGACCCACCTCTCGGCCTCTGCCCAGGACGCTCAGACCTCGACAGGGACCAGAAGTGGGGCCCTCAGGGACTGGGCCTGGACTCCGCCTGGGTGTGAGAATCACACTCACTTCACCCCCCCACCCTGTGAGGAGAGAGTACTGCCAAGGAGGCCCCCCTCTGGGCAGCACCCGAGCGTCTCAGCCCTGGCTGCGCTGGGAGTCACTGGGGAGCTTTCCAGATGCTGttgcccaggccccgccccgggATTCTGGTCAGTTGGTCTGGAGTGGGACCTGGTGTGGGAACTGTCCTCTCAAATAAAGAGTCTGGGTGAAGgttaattaaaggagtttatctgaTAATCAAGGTGAAGAACTCgagtcctgggaaacagtccaacaGAGTCTTCTGAGGGGCTGCTCCGGGGTCTGCAGATCTGatggtttttgtattttttcacaaAGCAGCGTCCATGCAGGAAAGGGCTTACACCTCTAACGGTCACCCACTTCAAAGAGAACAAGAACAAGAGCTTTTCGGTTACACATCAAGCAAGTTCCGAGATGCTGCTGttatgtgtgtgtggagggaggcaaggaccagggtGGCTAATTATTCCCTCAGTCTCCAAGAAAGGCAGCTGGGAAATGCGAGCGCGAGGTCCCCTTTATCTCGTCCTGTTGTGGCTCTGTCCTGGGCGGCTCGGTCAGGAGGTGTGGGCTTGCAAGGTCCTCTAACACAGGCTGCTTCACAGTGTGGATTTTTGTGCTCTTTTAAGCCTCTGCGGTTCGCTTGCTAGATTCGCCTGTgagaccagggagaggggtctCGGTTTCGTTCACAGAACTGTAAAAGCTCGTGCTTCCacgtgcagccagggttgagacccACCGGTCCCAAGGCCCGTCCTATACCTGCTCGCTCGAGTGGTCCTGGGAGACAGGCAGGTGCACCTTCTTAGAGCCCCCGAGCAGCGGTTTTCAGAGTGGGGTCCcccgaccagcagcatcagcaccagcTGGGAATGtgttagaaatacagattctCAGGCTCAGCCCCAGAGCTCTGcagtcagaaactctggaggtggggcccagcaatctgtattaTAACAAGCCTTCCAGGGGATTCTGAGATGCTCTCAAGTCTGAGAATCCCTGCCCTAGAATAATGATAGCATTATCATTGCggttcagtgcttctcaaactttaacctGCAGAAGACTCACCTGGGGATCACATTAAAATGTAGATCCTGATGCAGCCCCAGGGAAggccaagattctgcatttccctcAAGGTCCTGGGTGCTGCTGCTGGCCTCTGGACCGCACTCTGAGCATCGACTGagtgctcactgtgtgccaggcctgtgctAAGCCCTTACTTGTATCATCTTATTTCATCTTCCCGGAAACAATAAGAGGTAGTTTATTAACTTATCAGCATTTCCATCTCTTAGCTTTACTGAGAAATAATTCACATGCtgtacaattcatccatttaaaatctacaactcaatagcttttcgtatattcacagagttgtgcaaccatcagcactatcagttttagaacattttcatcatcctcaGAGGAAATCCAGCTCCTCTTAGCCATCACTCTCGCTGCCCCCCCTCctccctagccctaagcaacctACTTTCTCTATAaatagatttgcttattctggacgcgtcatataaaaggaatcttacaatatgtggccttttgtgctggcttcttttgctcagcatgatgtttttgaggttcctccatgttgtagcacatgtcggtacttcattcctttctatggctgaataatagtccattgttgggtggaccacattttgttgatccattcctctgttgatggacacttgggttgtttccattttttggatattatgattagtgctgctgtgaacattcgtgtacaagtattttcattttacagatgaggacactgagggcgAGAGGCTGAGCAACCTGGACAAAGTCACCAACTAGTCCAGCATGCTTTCTGCCTCGTTGCTGCCATCTCAGAGGCCCAAGTGGCAGCAACATGCTAGGCGAATGGGGGCATGCTTGTTTCTGGAGAAAGAGCGACGGCCTGGGAGTCAGGGCTCCCGGATCTGAGTCTTGGCTTGACTCCTTCCTGGGGGACCTTAGGCAGCTCACTgaagtctgagcctcagtttccccaggagACAAATGATGAGTCTATTAAGAGCTGTGTATAGAGGAGGGGATGAGGATGGGAAGAGCATTCTTGGTGTGAGTAAGGCACTTGGCAAATGTTGGCGGGGAGAGAGTTCCTAGACCAGGGTCCAGAGGGGCTGAGAGCACTAGTTGGGGCTCTCGTCTTGGGgtcagtggggagagagagagagaggaagagagagagaggcagggaggagtgGGGCCAGGCAGGCTGCCTACAGTCAAGGCACTGAAGCttttcacctcctcccacagccaTTTACCCAGCCCCGGGGGTAATTGCCTGTCATTTCAAGGCTGGGTAATGCCAGGCAGATTAGGGAGGGAAAGGCTCCCTCGGGTTCAGCAGGAACATTAGGCGCAGTTATAAATGTCAGTGGCTGACGGCTTGTCAAGAGCCCAAGCATGAAGGCACAGGCTCTCGGCTGCCCGCCAGTCCCAGCCCTGCTCCCCGCTCTGGGCTGGACTGGGCCAGGCCCCGGGAGCTGCTTGGGCTACTGCACACCCCATACCTCACCCACCGCCTCCCTTGTCCCCTTGGGCAAGCAAGtgccttaacctctctgggcctcatctgtaaaatgggcacaacaGCAACACACACTCAACAAGGTCTCTGAGCATTTGCCACTGTCGGGCTCTCCTTATCCTCCCACTATGAGGGAGACGCTTCTGTTCTCCCCGTTTCtcagaagaggagactgaggttcagagaagtgggGCCCCattctgggcctcggtttccccatctgcaggATGCGGGGGTTGGGTAAGAAGAGGAGACCTCCGAGGGCACTTCCAGCCCTCACAGTCTCTGAGTGTGCTGGGGATGGGGCAGGGGCGAGGGTGGGGGAGGCATCAGAGCGAGGTTGAAGGGAGGCTTTTCCAAAGTCAGCTGTCCTGCTTCCAGCTTGAAGCCCCGGGCCGGGGGGGCCGGGTGTGGACGCCCAGCTGAGCGCTGCGCTGGGTGACTGGGAGAGAAGGCTCGTGGCAACCGGGGACGCCAGAGGGGGGCGTGCAGCTTCCGCCCTACGCGGGAGCCCAGGGGTCGAGACTCAGCCTCCTCGGAGTGGGGGACTGCTCCCGCAGCTGTGGCTCACTGTCGCGGTGGGACCGGCCGTGCTCTGCCCAGAGCGTGTGTCAGGCGTGTTCACAGGTGTGGCGGTGCCAGCACAGCCTAACTGCCCTCAGCCGCTGGCAGACGCCAGGCCCAGGAAGGTCACGTTTCAAAAGGGGAGAGACGGAGAGGAAGAGCGGGACGGGGACGCGGATGGCTTTGCCAGGAGTGTTCTCCTCCCACCAGAAAAGCCCATGGGGGTCCCTCCTCAGGCCTCTGCCCCACTCAGGGAGGGGAAGTCAGTCCCACCTTATGGAGCTCTAGGGCCGATGATTCTCCGGAACACAGAGCGGGCACATGAGAGTGTGAGGAAAGGTTGGGGGTCATCCGTGGTTTTTTTTTGcagcttgctttcttttcttttctttctttttttttttttgagtaagattagccctgagctaacatctgttgccaatcctcctctgttttgctgaggaagattggccctggactaacatctgtgctcatcttcctctgctttatatgggatgctgccacagcatagcttgacaagtggtgcgtgggtccatgcccgagatctgaacctgcgaaccctgggccaccgaagcagagcacatgaacttaaccgctacgccaccaggccagccccatccatcttattttttgatgTATTTCAAAGGAAGTTGCCAACATCGGGACACTCCACCCCTAGAGACTTCAGCATGTATACCATTAAGTGGATGGCAATATTTGTTAACAGTTTCTTTTTAACGTAAgacttacatacagtaaaatggacaaattttaAGGGTAGGCATCAGTGAGTCTGGACAAACACCACACTTGTGTGACTCAGTGCCTTCAGGACACAGAGCATTACTGTCTTCCCAGAAAGGGGACTCTCGCACCTTCGTCCTTTCCATCCCCCGTAGAAGACAGCCACTGTTCTGACCTGTCCACCATCGCTTAGACTTgtctgttctagaacttcatataagtggagtcgTACAGCATGTGTGTTTGGCAGGGCTGCCTTCTTTTGCTGAGCGTATTTATTCTGCGTTCCATCCATGTGGTTGCGTGTATTCGTAGGTCGTTCCTTTTTGTTGCTAAATAGTATGCCACCGTGTGGCACATCCCATTTGTTTACCAGTCATCTGTTCGCTCTTTGAGTTGTTCCAgattgggctattatgaataaaaccattgtgaacatttgtgtatgagtctttgtgtggatgtatgtttgcacttctcttggataaatacctaggagtagaattcctggtctttcttcttttatactatcgataaaaaaaagaaagaaagaaaggaaagaaaatgatagggagagaaagaaagaaaatgataagaaaaattGTAGGTAACTAGATTGCAGAAACTTTGCACGATCACCATCTCCTTGTCAAAGAAGCTGCCCCCAGGACGGTCCTCTGTGGGCTGTGGAGGAAGGGTTGGCAATGAGACAgacctggttcaaatcctggctctaccacttgtgAAccgtgtgaccttaggcaagtttttaacctctctgagccttagctcTTCCTCTGTAAACTGAGGACAATGATGGCGGTCACCGTAGGGTTGTTGGGGAATTCCCTTGAGAGAAGGGCTATAAAACGCCTGGCCCAGGACCCGGCCCGCCCTGGGTGCTGGCTGACACGAGCCCCTTTCCCCGCCTATTTAATCCTATTTGTCTTTCAAGGTCCAGTGTCTTCTTGGTGAAGACTTTCCTGAAAAGACTTTCATTTCCTAAAAATGGAAAGTACAAACACTCTTAGAATACTTACCATGACCTGGCATGACTGCAAGTGTTCGCTCATTTAGTTCTCCCAGTAACACTATAAAGCAGCTTGGTTATcatcatgcccattttataggcacagagagattcagtgatttgcccaaagtcacacagcaagtacgTGGTGAAGCTAGGACTGGACCCACTCAGTACAGCATATGTCtgtggatttgcttattctggatatttcgtataaatggaatcatacagtatgtgaccctctgtgtctggctcctttcactcagcatcatcttttcaaggtccatccaggctGCAGCGTGTGTCTGGAGTTCATTCCTTCTTATGGTTGGATAATGTTCCATTGAATTTGGAACATTGAATTTTGAAAcaaggttgtttccaccttttggctattgtgaacagtgctgctatgaacatctgtgtacaagcttttctttgaacacctgtttttgattcttttgggtatgcacctaggagtggaattgctgggtcctgtggtaactctgtgtttaacttctTGAGGAACCGCCAAACCCTGAGCTGTTTCTGAGTGCTCTGGGGGTTGTAGCTGAAGACATGGATGATGAAGCGGAGGATGGTTTTGCAATGCCGTGGCCATCTTACCGAATGGGACCACAATAAAACAACGTCACCAAACTTTCACAATCGTCTCCCTGCCCTGCTGTGTTCCCTTCCCATGCCGGTCTGCTTGGAGCCAGCTGGGCCCTTTCCCAAGTCTCCTTCCCCTTCACCCCCGACCTCCAGGGGACATCTTCCTCCTGGCAGGGCAGTCCTCCGGGGCCTGACCCTGCAGGGGTTCCCTGTAGGGATGGGGTGAGGGTGTCAGTACCCCTTCTGGCAGAGACCCACATGCAGCCAGCTGGGGTGTTTGGAAGTGGGAAAGGGGACTCCTGGCTCCCCAgacccctcccttctctcctactCCAAGGGCGTCCACgccacccccacctcccttccactgtcagaactgggaatgcagccAAAGGCCAGAGGACGACATGTGGCACAGCTGGAGCAAAGGAGGCCGGGAGGCACTTCACATAGGGAGCCTGAGAGGTTAGCGGGTCACTCAACAAACAGACCGCTGACTGCATGCGAGGGACCCCCCCGGCATGTCGGGGATGCGATGCTGAGCAAGCAGTTTAGGTCTCTTCGACATCTGCAGGGCCTAGtgcaaaaggaaactgcagggCTCCTTGCTCAAAAATTgtgaagaatttcaagatgagGCAGCAAAGGCCCTTCTAACAGCACAGGTCACAGGccagggagccagccctgctctgccctgccctcagggagctcgcGTTCCTGGGCACCATTGCTACCCCGTGGTGGGGAAGTGGGGACATGAGGCCTGACCCAGGACCCCTGTGGGCTCCGGGGGACTCCGCTGGAGATGACAGCCAGAGTGTGGGGTGGGAAGAGACTTAGAAGGCACAGATCAGGTTCCCACTTTAGAGACGGAGAGACGGTGGCCGAGAGGGGGGCTCTCAACCTGCCCAGGGTCACGTGGGCCGTGACTTCTTGCAGGAGCGCTGTCTGGATCGGGGAGGCGCCGGGAACAGCGCCCCGCCTGCTTCCACCTGGAGACGGTGCAAGCCGTGCACAGTGGGTTCCACAGTGAGCCAGGGGTCTCCTTCCGGCAGAGCCTGGGCGTGCAGAGCCTGCCCCTGAATGACAGACACGTTCTAGGGAGAAACCTCAAGACCAGCGCTGCCAGCAAAATGAGGACCAGATGACGATGCTCGTGTCCCTGGGCGCCACAGCAGCCGACAGTTTGCTTCACACACTTAAAAACAGCTACAAGAACTCACTCTGCCCAGCGAGCATCTCCTCAGCCACAGACAGGCTCCTTGGGATCACGCATTTCTGACTCTGGTTggattgcttttttttaattgaggtaaaatatgCAACATGAGATGTGtcattttgactattttaaagtgaaccattcagtggcatttagtacattcgcAATGTTGTGCAATCAGCACCTCTAGTTCCAGAACCTTTTCACGACCTAGAAAGGAAACTCCGTGCCCATTAGCATCTCCTCACCCCTCCCCCGGGGCCTGGAAGCCCCCTCTCTGCTGTCCGCCCCTGTGGACTCGCTTATTCCGGACATCTCGTCAGCTGGTGGCCCCGGGACCTGGCTGCGTTCCCAGTGATTCTGGCTTCCACCTGCTGGGCACTGACACTCCCCACCTCCACCGCCGGGCGCTCCTACCTGTGCCGCCACACTTCATCCTCACGACAGCTCGAGTGCGGGCACATCTTAAGAGGAGAAACCGGGCCTTGGAGACGCCGCTCAGAGGCCAGTGGTGGGCTGGTGCTCACAGGCAAGTCTGGCCACTCCCCAGGACGCTGCCCCCGTTTTCAGAGCTCAGTGAGGGTCGGAGGCTGGGATGACCTGTGTGAAGCTGTGCCAGCTTCTTTGTCTACAAAATAGGGTCAAGAATCCTCCCGTGGTGCTTCTCAGGGTCCTCGTGGGGCCCAAGGCTCAGATAGGCATGCGGAGGCTTGGTGAGTGGAGGGCACCGTGTCCTGATGGGGGTCATCATCATGGAATACGAGGGCCTCCGGTCAAGGCCCTGCCAGAGCTGCGTGGACAGATGAAGCCCTTAATCCCTCAGGAAGAAGCCTGTGCTGTGATGTGAGGGCCCGTCTGAGGGGACCAGCCTGAGACACTCAAGACTTGGCtcctggagagaagggagggaacaGGGACGAGGTCGGGGACagggctccctcaccctggacaGGGACCTCCCAGGAGCAGACACCTTGGATTTTGTACAAGCTGCGTGTAGTATCTATTCAACAATTaactattctaaaaataaattaaaagaccaCCCAgaaacttatacacaaatgttcatagcagcattattcacaataaaatagccaaaaggtggaaacaacccaaacatccaacAGCATATGAATGGAAGAACAAAATGTGGtgcatccatatgatggaatattcttaaaagggaaggaaatttggacacatgcCACAAGATGGACGAAttctgaagacattatgctaagtgaaagaagtcagccaTAAAAACCCacacactgtgtgattccattcatatgaaatgtccagaacaggcaaatccatagagacaaaaagtagattagtggctgctgGGGCAGCGGGGAGGCCGACAGCAGGGTGATAGCTAAAGGGAGCAGGGTTTCTTTGTGAGGCAATGAAAATGTGCTAAAACTgactggtgatggttgcacaactctgtgaatatactaaaaattattgaattatacactttaagtgggtgaactGTATGGTGTGTGAATTCTATCTCAATACTCCTGTTCAGAAAATAAAGACTTGCTAAGGTCTCCATCTCCCCACCCACTTTTTTCCTGAGAGTGGGGTGGTTGACAGCtgtccctttcctctccctccctctctcaatcCCCCCTCACTTATTTGCTCAACACAGACCTTCTTAGATGCCAGACCCGTGGGGAAGGATCCCACCCCTCACAGGGGTCCTGTGCCCAGGCCACCCACTGCCTGGCACAGGTAGCACAGGGTGGCCTCCCATAGGCCTGGTGACAGCGCCCAGAGAACCCTGTCCAGTGACCTGGCTGGTTCAGAGAGAGGGTCTGATTCCTCTTTGAGGAGGCTGATTCCTCTTTGTGTCCCAAATAATACAAGCAGAGTCACAGCAGAGCTCACTGGGTCTGACATCCCCCTTTAACCATGCTCACAGTCTCCCCCTAG is a genomic window containing:
- the NT5M gene encoding 5'(3')-deoxyribonucleotidase, mitochondrial isoform X3 → MANLENTDVFICTSPIQMYKYCPYEKVCLVTRAVFTETWFLTSRSFPSGGQRGAKQVTVQYAWVEKHFGPDFLEQIVLTRDKTVVSADLLIDDRPDVTGPALTNSSTHGSPACPARHSWGQPSSPATSLLTFRSFLRFPPLPWSDPVEMPTRSCYPSLKLPSACPRRPLPCEFLWGSLSWWPPLTSLAPVQALPLLPSGSCPHTLLSGALFHASLPPTSMLPLALSFWGSRFDLPSKGTQLSLGPLQSPVLLGASAWCSPTQSLPFMSCVTSGKLPNLSGPQFLCFFICEIG
- the NT5M gene encoding 5'(3')-deoxyribonucleotidase, mitochondrial isoform X2; translation: MIRLGGWCARRPRGAAGPAGRRGAAGGPAGRAGGRALRVLVDMDGVLADFEGGFLSKFRARFPEQPFIALEDRRGFWVSEQYGRLQPGLSEKAISIWESENFFFDLEPLPGAVEAVKQMANLENTDVFICTSPIQMYKYCPYEKYAWVEKHFGPDFLEQIVLTRDKTVVSADLLIDDRPDVTGPALTNSSTHGSPACPARHSWGQPSSPATSLLTFRSFLRFPPLPWSDPVEMPTRSCYPSLKLPSACPRRPLPCEFLWGSLSWWPPLTSLAPVQALPLLPSGSCPHTLLSGALFHASLPPTSMLPLALSFWGSRFDLPSKGTQLSLGPLQSPVLLGASAWCSPTQSLPFMSCVTSGKLPNLSGPQFLCFFICEIG